Sequence from the Neptunomonas japonica JAMM 1380 genome:
ATTTGGCGATGTTTATGTTAGATGAGCTACGTTTTTCAGGCAGTCATGACCCATTAGCCGCCTTACTACTTTGTGGTGCTGAAAAAGCGGATCGCGTTATGGTTGCTGGGCATTGGACTGTCGAAGATGGTGAAGTATCAGGTGTTGATAGGCATGCACTCATTGCGGAACATAGCGCTTTAGCTAAAAAGCTGGCGACTAAGCTGTCGCACTAGAATACTTTTATACTAGAAAAACCTGACCATTAGGTTATGATTTCTGACAATGTTATGTCTTTTCATTTTTTTGTAAGACATATGAAGCTTTGATTGATGAGGGATATTTGATGGGACAGTCGCCATACAGTAAAGATTTTCCAGTAACTTGGGAGGAGCTGCATCGCAACTCCCGCGCGCTATCATGGCGATTGCTGGAGCTAGGTCCGTGGAAAGGTATTATCGCCATCACTCGTGGAGGCTTAGTGCCTGCTGCTATTCTCGCTCGTGAGCTAGATATTCGTTTGATCGATACTGTATGCGTTACCAGCTATGGTGTTAACGACGAAGGCGATGCAGCAATGCACCAGGGAGAGCTGAACATTCTTAAAAGTGTCGAAGGCGATGGCGAAGGCTTTTTGCTGGTAGATGACCTCGTTGATACGGGTAAAACAGCGCGCTGTGTACGTGAAATGCTACCAAAAGCACATTTCGTAACGCTCTATGCCAAACCTGCTGGCCGCCCGTTGGTTGATACGTATGCGATGGAAGTCAGTCAGGATACTTGGATTAGATTCCCGTGGGATATGGAGTACACCTTCTCAACGCCGTTAGCCGATAGAACAAACAACCCGGGCTGAGCATTTTAGCCAATAATAAAAAGTATTTTAACGAGGATTTTGGTAATGAAAAAAATCGTGTTGAAAAAACTCCTAACCGGCTTAATTGCTGGCGTAGGTTTAGTAGCAACATTAGGTGCTCAAGCCGCTGACCCTTTCAAAGTAGGTTTTGTATACGTAGGGCCTGTAGGTGATCATGGTTGGAGTTATCAACATGACCAGGGACGTTTGGCTGTTGAGAAGCATTTTGGCGATAAGGTAAAAACAACCTATGTTGAGAATGTACCTGAAGGTGCTGATGCTGAGCGCGTTATCCGTAACCTTGCTAAAACTGGCCACGACCTAATTTTTACAACTTCGTTTGGTTTTATGAACCCAACGTTGAAAGTTGCTAAGCGCTTTCCTAAAGTGACATTTGAACATGCGACGGGCTATAAGTTAAAGAAAAATGTCGGTACTTACATATCGAATACCTATGAAGGCCGTTATATCGCAGGTTTTACTGCTGCAAAAATGACCAAGTCTAACAAAATCGGCTATATCGCCTCTTTCCCTATACCTGAAGTTATTCGTGATATTAACGCGGTACAGATGGCGTTGAATAAGTATAATCCGGATGCTGAATTAAAAATTATTTGGGTTAATAGCTGGTTCGATCCAGGTAAAGAAGCAGATGCCGCTAATGCTATGATGGATCAGGGTGTGGATGTTATTTTGCAACACACTGATAGCCCAGCAGCAATGCAGGCAGCCAATAGACGTGGTGCCTATGCAGTAGGTCAGGCTTCTGATATGTCTAGCTTTGGTGAAAAAGCGCACATCCTTTCAGTTGTGGATAACTGGTCTCCCTTCTACATTAAACGCGTTCAGCAAGTGATGGATGGTACGTGGAAGTCTGAAGATCATTGGGGTGGCATGGCTGAAGAAGAGATTGTTATTCCTGAGTTCAGTGATAGTGTCCCTCAAGATGTTGTAGCAGAAGCTCAAGCGTTGATTGCTCAAATTAAAGCAGGAACTCTACACCCATTTGCGGGTCCGATTAAAAACCAGGCGGGTGAACTTAAAGTAGCCGAAGGCGAGATTTTACCGCACGGTGATATGGCAGGCATGAACTGGTATGTAGAAGGTGTTCCAGGTGAAATTCCTCGTTAAATAGGAAAGACAATCTAAGGAACACGAGGGGGCTTATGCCCCCTTTTTTGAATCTTTATTTTGAATAAACGGGGAGCTTTTATGGCAAACATGACCGAGTTTATTACACAGCTCCCTAAAGCTGAATTGCATCTTCATCTTGAAGGTAGTTTAGAACCCGAGCTAATGTTAAAGCTTGCGCAGCGTAATAAACTGTTTTTACCTTATGATGATATAGCGGCCATTAAAGCCGCCTATGAGTTTGGTAATTTGCAGGACTTTCTTGATATTTATTACCAAGGCGCCAATGTATTACAGACGGAACAAGATTTTTTCGATCTGACTTGGGCCTACCTTTTACGCTGCAAAGAGCAAGGCGTGGTGCATACAGAGCCATGCTTTGATCCGCAAACACATACTGACCGAGGTATTCCTTTTCCCGTTGTGGTCAACGGTATTAGCGCGGCATTAAAGCAGGGGCAAACGCAGTTAGGTATCAGTAGTTATCTGATACTCTCATTTTTACGCCATTTACCCGAAGAAGCTGCTTTTAAAACGCTCGAGATGGCGTTGCCATATCGTGATCAGTTTATTGCTGTGGGTCTTGATAGTTCTGAAATGGGTCATCCTCCAGAGAAATTTGAGCGTGTATTTGCCAAAGCGCGCGCTGAAGGCTTTAAAGCGGTGGCCCATGCTGGCGAAGAAGGGCCGGCAGCTTATGTGTGGTCAGCGTTAGATCTTCTTAGTGTCGATCGTATCGATCATGGTGTGCGTGCTTTTGAAGATGCTAAGCTGATACAACGTTTGATCGATGAACAGGTTCCACTGACGGTTTGCCCATTATCAAATACACGTTTAAAAGTATTTGCCGATATGGCTGACCACACAATACTAAAAATGCTAGATCAAGGTGTCATGGTGACGGTGAACTCTGATGACCCCGCTTATTTTGGTGGTTATGTGGCTGAAAACTACCAAGCAATATATGAATCATTAGCGATGACGCCTGCTCAGTTACAACAGCTAGCGATTAATAGTATTAAGGCGAGCTTTTTACCTCAAGATGTAAAAAATTCTATTATCTTGCAGGTTGAGTCTGTAGGAATTTAGACGCGCTATTCATGTTACTTAGGTTTAGTATAGGCCCTCACACTAAACCATTATCTGCGGCAGTAGAGCGATGAATAAACAGCCTTTTTTTGAATTAAAGCCCGATACTGTTTTGGACGCAGTCGAGTCTCTTGGTTACCTAAGTGACGGGCGTATTATGGCGCTCAACAGCTATGAAAATCGCGTCTATCAGGTGGGTATTGATGAGAAGACACCACTCATTGCTAAGTTTTACCGCCCCGAGCGTTGGAGTGATGAGCAAATATTAGAAGAACACCAGTATATGTATGAGCTGGTGGAGCAAGAGCTCTCTGTTGTTGCTCCGATGAAAAATGCCCATGGCGATAGTTTGTTTAGTTATGAAGATTTTCGTTTTTCTCTATTTGAACGCCGCGGTGGGCGCGCTCCAGAATTAGATGATCCTGAACACCAGTTCCAGTTGGGTCGAACTATTGGCCGGATACATCAGGTAGGTCAGTCTTGCTCTTTTATCCACAGGCCTGTGGTGGATATTCAAAGTTATGGCGTCGACAGTGCCGATTTCATTAGTCGCGAATTTATCCCCAACTCGTTAAAAATTGCTTATGACAGCCTTACATCGGATCTTTTACGTGAAATTGATGCCGCTTTTAAACGTGCCGGAGATGTAAAGCTGATACGCGTACATGGTGACTGCCATGCGGGGAACATTCTATGGCGTGATGACACGCCACACTTTGTGGACTTTGACGATGCGCGTATGGCACCGGCTATACAAGACCTGTGGATGTTTTTAACCGGCGAACGGCAGCAGCAGCAGTTACAAATCGGCGAAGTCGTAGAAGGCTACAATGAGTTTGCTGACTTTGATCCTCGCGAATTACATTTGGTTGAAGCGCTACGAACGCTACGGATGATGTACTACGCTGCATGGATCGCTAGACGTTGGGATGACCCTGCTTTTCCGCATAACTTCTCTTGGTTTAATACAGAGCGTTATTGGGGTGAGCATCTATTACAGCTACGAGAGCAGTTCTTTGCATTGCAGCAACCTGTGCTGAAACTATTGTGATATCCGACTATTGAGACCGCTCTTGAGGTAATGAATGTCTAATCATCAGGCGAGCAGTCAACCTGCCTGCCCTGTTCATGTGCGTGTGGCAGGTATTACGCTGTACCTAATGATATTGCTCTCAGTTGTGAATGGGTTAAGTGGTGCTGTTCCTAGCTGGTGGGCGGGTATAGCAGGTTGGTTGGCTGCTTTATTGCTATTACGCCGTGTACGTAGAATGCAACTCCTACAATCTGGTCTAATGCTGCTAGTGGGTGTTAGCTGCTTGTTATGGAGCTTTTCACAAAGTGAAGCGGTGCTCTGGTTAAAAGCGTTGAGCGCAAATCAAGCTCTGGTGACCATGCTCGCAGCGGTAAGTTTTTTGCGTTTGATTGCAGCTTCTCATATGAGTGAAAGCCACAGCGAACCACAAGGTAAAAATGCTTTCTGGAAAACCTTATTAGGTGTGCATTTTTTTGGATCAATCATTAACCTGTCCGCAATGATGATTATGGCTGAACGCCTTAATCAAAAGCAGTCTTTAAGCATGACACAGGCAGCGACACTCTCGCGTGGTTTTGGTACGGCGGCACTCTGGTCGCCTTTTTTTGCAGCAATGGGGGTGGCACTTACTAATGCGCCAGGAGCACATCTATTTGTCTTAGCCATTGCTGGCTTACCGATTGCCGGGGTTGCTTTGTGGCTTGCCGGAACAGATATCACTAAAGAGATAGAGGTGGATGAGTTCAAAGGTTATCCACTGGATTTGTCAGCCTTGTGGATGCCTACATTGTTGGCTATCTCTATTATGGCCTGTCACTTTTTATTGCCTTTGGTGCCAGTACTCACACTGATCTCTTTCTTATCAATTTTATTGCCGTTTGTTGTACTGGCTTTTAAAAAGTCAGCGATAGGTGAAAAGTCCACGACTGGCTTGCCTGTGTATAAACATCATATTCTTAATGTTATCCCCAATATTGGTTCGGAATTATTACTATTTCTGGCCGCTGGCGTACTCGCAGTAGGTATTGGTTCTGTGATGACATCGGCTAATTTAACGCTTGGCTTTAGCAGCTTTGGCGCATGGCAAGCCAGCGGTCTGTTGATAATATCGGTGGTTTTAGCCATTGTTGGTGTGCACCCTGTTATTACTGTTGCCACAGCGGGTGGCTTGCTCGCTAATATTAATGCAGCGCCTGACTTATTGGCGATGACGTTTTTAATGTGCTGGTCTGGTGGGGTTATCGCGTCCCCGTTATCTGGGATGCACCTGACGCTCTCTGGTCGCTTTAATATCAGTAATTTTCAGTTGTTCATGCGTAATCGGCGCTTTTCAGTCCAATTTTTGCTTTTACAAATTAGTTTTTTACATCTTTATAATGCACTCGGCGTGCTATAACTCTTTAACATCTACTTTCTCTATTCACCTTAGTTATTTATCTCAATGTTTTTTTGAGAGTACAAGAGGCCAATGTCATGAGTGATTCTTCAAACTATACGCCACCCTATGTACCACCCAAGGTCTGGACTATGGAAGCACCCAGTGGTGGGGAGTTCGCTAACATCAACCGTCCGGTTGCAGGTGCAACTCATACTAAGGAGCTGCCTGTGGGTAAGCATCCTCTACAGCTATACTCTCTTGCGACGCCTAATGGTATGAAGGCAACCATTATGCTGGAAGAGCTTTTAGCACTGGGATATAGCGATGCAGAGTACGATGCTTGGTTGATCCGTATTACGGAGGGAGATCAGTTCTCAAGTGGTTTTGTTGAGGTTAATCCTAATTCTAAAATTCCTGCGCTTGTGGATAACAGTACCGAAAAGGCAACGTACGTATTTGAGTCGGGTTCTATTTTGTTTTATCTCGCTGAAAAGTTTGATGCGATGCTGCCTAAGGCGGTAGCCGACAGGACGGAAGTGATGAACTGGCTATTTTGGCAGATGGGCTCTGCGCCCTATCTTGGCGGTGGCTTCGGGCATTTTTATGCCTATGCTCCCGAGAAGTTTGAGTATCCTATTGATCGTTTTACCATGGAAACTAAGCGTCAATTAGACGTGCTTGACCGCGCATTGGCTGAGCGCCCGTATATTGCAGGAAACGAATACAGCATTGCTGATATCGCTATCTGGCCTTGGTATGGGGGATTAGTGCTGGGGCATCTGTATGACGCTGGGGAGTTTCTATCAGTGCATGAATATACACATGTGCAGCGCTGGGCGAATGAAATTGCTAAGCGCCCTGCTGTTATTCGTGGTCGCAAGGTCAACCGTACCTGGGGTGAAGACGATGATCAGCTGCCAGAACGTCATGCCAGTGCTGATCTAGATTAGATATGGCAGATGGATAATTAGCTTCAGACTAGAAGGAAGACTATTTTCCAATACAGAAGCTGGAAAATATTCTTCCTAATAAGTCATCATTACTGAATTGGCCGGTAA
This genomic interval carries:
- the gpt gene encoding xanthine phosphoribosyltransferase, which gives rise to MGQSPYSKDFPVTWEELHRNSRALSWRLLELGPWKGIIAITRGGLVPAAILARELDIRLIDTVCVTSYGVNDEGDAAMHQGELNILKSVEGDGEGFLLVDDLVDTGKTARCVREMLPKAHFVTLYAKPAGRPLVDTYAMEVSQDTWIRFPWDMEYTFSTPLADRTNNPG
- a CDS encoding BMP family ABC transporter substrate-binding protein, giving the protein MKKIVLKKLLTGLIAGVGLVATLGAQAADPFKVGFVYVGPVGDHGWSYQHDQGRLAVEKHFGDKVKTTYVENVPEGADAERVIRNLAKTGHDLIFTTSFGFMNPTLKVAKRFPKVTFEHATGYKLKKNVGTYISNTYEGRYIAGFTAAKMTKSNKIGYIASFPIPEVIRDINAVQMALNKYNPDAELKIIWVNSWFDPGKEADAANAMMDQGVDVILQHTDSPAAMQAANRRGAYAVGQASDMSSFGEKAHILSVVDNWSPFYIKRVQQVMDGTWKSEDHWGGMAEEEIVIPEFSDSVPQDVVAEAQALIAQIKAGTLHPFAGPIKNQAGELKVAEGEILPHGDMAGMNWYVEGVPGEIPR
- a CDS encoding adenosine deaminase: MTEFITQLPKAELHLHLEGSLEPELMLKLAQRNKLFLPYDDIAAIKAAYEFGNLQDFLDIYYQGANVLQTEQDFFDLTWAYLLRCKEQGVVHTEPCFDPQTHTDRGIPFPVVVNGISAALKQGQTQLGISSYLILSFLRHLPEEAAFKTLEMALPYRDQFIAVGLDSSEMGHPPEKFERVFAKARAEGFKAVAHAGEEGPAAYVWSALDLLSVDRIDHGVRAFEDAKLIQRLIDEQVPLTVCPLSNTRLKVFADMADHTILKMLDQGVMVTVNSDDPAYFGGYVAENYQAIYESLAMTPAQLQQLAINSIKASFLPQDVKNSIILQVESVGI
- a CDS encoding serine/threonine protein kinase, which encodes MNKQPFFELKPDTVLDAVESLGYLSDGRIMALNSYENRVYQVGIDEKTPLIAKFYRPERWSDEQILEEHQYMYELVEQELSVVAPMKNAHGDSLFSYEDFRFSLFERRGGRAPELDDPEHQFQLGRTIGRIHQVGQSCSFIHRPVVDIQSYGVDSADFISREFIPNSLKIAYDSLTSDLLREIDAAFKRAGDVKLIRVHGDCHAGNILWRDDTPHFVDFDDARMAPAIQDLWMFLTGERQQQQLQIGEVVEGYNEFADFDPRELHLVEALRTLRMMYYAAWIARRWDDPAFPHNFSWFNTERYWGEHLLQLREQFFALQQPVLKLL
- the yghU gene encoding glutathione-dependent disulfide-bond oxidoreductase, whose protein sequence is MSDSSNYTPPYVPPKVWTMEAPSGGEFANINRPVAGATHTKELPVGKHPLQLYSLATPNGMKATIMLEELLALGYSDAEYDAWLIRITEGDQFSSGFVEVNPNSKIPALVDNSTEKATYVFESGSILFYLAEKFDAMLPKAVADRTEVMNWLFWQMGSAPYLGGGFGHFYAYAPEKFEYPIDRFTMETKRQLDVLDRALAERPYIAGNEYSIADIAIWPWYGGLVLGHLYDAGEFLSVHEYTHVQRWANEIAKRPAVIRGRKVNRTWGEDDDQLPERHASADLD